Proteins co-encoded in one Chroococcidiopsis sp. TS-821 genomic window:
- the murC gene encoding UDP-N-acetylmuramate--L-alanine ligase: MLLNSVDFSGKPFHFIGIGGIGMSALAYILAKRNIPVSGSDIRSSHITQRLQALGVNIFDKQEATNLTFFLPQNSPDCQELLTPRSRANSTSVLLTPYSSLESLVTDTRTSLPQVICSTAINTSNLEYRAALDLGCPIFHRADLLAALIKDYRSIAVAGTHGKTTTSSMIGYMLLQAGLDPTIVVGGEVNAWEGNARLGQSEYLVAEADESDGSLIKLSAAIGVVTNIELDHPDHYGTLEEVVQTFQVFADRCQMLVGCIDCETVRDRLHPAISYSLNPDTNADYTVTDIEYGASGTIARVWEKGEVLGVLNLRLLGQHNLSNALAAIAVGRLLGLDFATISASIASFTGARRRFELRGEINGILFIDDYAHHPSEIRATLAAARLQAKENVKIVAIFQPHRYSRTLAFLPEFARSFNHADIAVISEIYSAGELNPGQISGEQLAAMVAENHPHVSFQPTLTAICEYLTQTLQPGDMALFLGAGNLNQVIPEVMNSIRLSRGAEEL; this comes from the coding sequence ATGCTACTGAATTCTGTTGATTTTAGCGGTAAGCCATTTCATTTTATTGGTATTGGCGGCATCGGTATGTCTGCTCTTGCGTATATTCTTGCTAAGCGGAACATACCTGTATCAGGTTCGGATATTCGTTCAAGTCATATAACGCAACGATTGCAGGCATTAGGAGTCAATATTTTTGACAAGCAAGAAGCAACAAATCTGACATTTTTCTTGCCACAAAATTCGCCCGATTGTCAAGAATTGTTAACGCCACGAAGCCGAGCAAATAGTACTTCAGTACTACTAACACCTTATAGCTCACTAGAAAGTCTAGTGACCGATACACGCACGAGTTTACCGCAAGTTATTTGTTCAACTGCTATTAATACAAGTAATTTAGAATATCGCGCCGCCCTTGATTTAGGGTGTCCTATATTTCATCGCGCAGACCTTTTAGCAGCACTTATTAAAGATTATCGAAGTATTGCTGTTGCGGGAACGCACGGTAAAACAACAACAAGTAGCATGATTGGTTATATGCTACTGCAAGCAGGACTTGACCCAACAATTGTGGTTGGTGGCGAAGTGAATGCTTGGGAAGGGAATGCCAGATTAGGACAAAGCGAATATCTTGTCGCTGAAGCAGATGAATCTGATGGTTCGCTCATTAAGCTTTCTGCAGCGATTGGTGTTGTTACTAATATCGAATTAGATCATCCGGATCACTACGGGACGTTGGAAGAAGTTGTGCAGACGTTCCAAGTTTTTGCCGATCGCTGTCAAATGTTAGTCGGGTGCATTGATTGCGAAACTGTACGCGATCGCCTCCACCCCGCAATTAGCTATAGCCTCAATCCTGATACCAACGCCGACTATACTGTTACCGATATCGAGTATGGTGCATCTGGTACGATTGCGCGCGTTTGGGAAAAAGGAGAAGTACTAGGTGTCCTTAACCTCCGTTTATTAGGTCAACATAACCTTAGCAATGCGCTAGCTGCGATCGCAGTTGGTAGATTACTGGGATTAGACTTTGCCACGATTTCCGCCAGTATCGCCTCGTTTACAGGCGCTCGCCGTCGCTTTGAACTGCGCGGAGAAATAAACGGTATTTTGTTTATCGATGACTACGCGCATCACCCAAGCGAAATTCGCGCTACTTTAGCTGCGGCTCGTTTACAGGCAAAAGAAAACGTCAAGATTGTGGCGATATTTCAACCGCACCGCTACAGCCGCACGCTGGCATTTTTACCAGAGTTTGCCCGATCGTTTAACCATGCTGATATTGCAGTCATCAGCGAAATTTACAGTGCAGGCGAACTGAATCCAGGGCAAATTAGTGGGGAGCAACTTGCAGCGATGGTTGCTGAAAATCATCCGCACGTTAGCTTTCAGCCTACTTTAACAGCAATTTGTGAATACCTCACTCAAACTTTACAGCCAGGAGATATGGCTCTATTTCTTGGGGCTGGAAACTTGAATCAAGTTATTCCAGAGGTGATGAACTCGATTCGCCTATCTAGGGGAGCCGAGGAGCTTTGA
- the nadD gene encoding nicotinate (nicotinamide) nucleotide adenylyltransferase gives MQYSRHKVGILGGTFDPVHWGHLLIAEAAVSQANLKQVIWVPTRYPHYKNATAFEHRWQMVQMAIADNPAFKIAPATVNSTEKSYAIQTLIDLKTLYPNNQWSWIVGLDAFETLPRWYRRQELITECQWLVAPRLPATLKLEQSKAIATHSQLFCEQIVQKLESQGLSIDWQILHLPYVGISSSLIRSLCRDRLSIRYLVPEAVRLYINKYKLYSR, from the coding sequence ATGCAGTACTCAAGGCATAAAGTAGGAATTTTGGGAGGCACTTTCGATCCAGTACATTGGGGGCATTTGCTGATTGCAGAAGCTGCTGTCAGCCAAGCTAATCTCAAGCAAGTTATTTGGGTTCCTACGCGCTATCCGCACTACAAAAATGCAACAGCATTCGAGCATCGTTGGCAAATGGTGCAGATGGCGATCGCTGATAATCCCGCATTTAAGATTGCTCCAGCAACGGTAAATAGTACTGAAAAATCCTATGCGATTCAGACTCTCATCGACCTCAAAACGCTTTACCCCAACAATCAATGGTCTTGGATTGTTGGTTTAGATGCATTTGAAACTTTGCCGCGTTGGTATCGTCGCCAAGAACTCATCACTGAGTGTCAGTGGTTAGTAGCCCCTCGACTGCCAGCGACACTTAAGCTAGAGCAGTCTAAAGCGATCGCCACCCACAGTCAGTTATTTTGCGAACAAATTGTGCAAAAATTAGAATCGCAAGGATTAAGCATTGACTGGCAAATTTTGCATCTACCGTATGTCGGAATTTCATCGAGCTTGATTCGGTCACTGTGCCGCGATCGCTTATCAATTCGGTATCTGGTGCCAGAAGCCGTACGGCTCTATATCAACAAATACAAGCTCTACTCGCGTTAA
- a CDS encoding type I glyceraldehyde-3-phosphate dehydrogenase has translation MIRVAINGFGRIGRNFMRCWIGRENSNIDLVAINDTSDPRTNAHLLKYDTMLGTLKDVDISADDNSIVVNGKTVKCTSDRNPENLPWKEWEIDLVIESTGVFTSREGATKHLNAGAKKVLITAPGKNDDGTFVVGVNHHEYDHDQHTIISNASCTTNCLAPIAKVLHEKFGIIKGTMTTTHSYTGDQRLLDASHRDVRRARAAAMNIVPTSTGAAKAVALVLPDLKGKLNGVALRVPTPNVSMVDFVVQVEKETFAEEVNQALKDAAENSLKGILAYSDLPLVSSDYQGHDASSIVDASLTLVMGSDMVKVMAWYDNEWGYSQRVLDLAELVAQKWK, from the coding sequence GTGATTAGAGTCGCGATCAACGGTTTTGGACGCATCGGGCGTAACTTTATGCGCTGTTGGATAGGTCGAGAAAATAGCAATATCGATCTCGTCGCTATCAACGATACTTCTGACCCACGAACCAACGCTCACCTGCTGAAGTATGACACTATGCTGGGGACGTTGAAAGATGTCGATATCAGTGCGGATGACAATTCGATCGTCGTTAATGGCAAGACCGTTAAATGCACATCGGATCGCAATCCAGAAAACTTGCCTTGGAAAGAATGGGAAATTGACCTGGTTATTGAATCAACAGGTGTTTTTACCAGCAGAGAAGGGGCAACGAAGCATTTAAACGCTGGCGCCAAAAAAGTTCTAATTACTGCTCCAGGCAAAAATGACGATGGTACTTTTGTTGTTGGTGTAAACCATCATGAATACGACCACGACCAACACACTATTATCAGCAACGCGAGTTGCACAACAAACTGTCTTGCGCCGATCGCCAAAGTTCTCCATGAGAAATTTGGCATCATTAAAGGCACAATGACCACCACGCACAGCTACACTGGAGACCAGCGTTTACTTGACGCGAGTCACCGCGACGTGCGCCGAGCCAGAGCAGCGGCAATGAACATTGTCCCGACTTCGACAGGAGCTGCTAAAGCAGTTGCACTTGTCTTGCCAGATCTCAAAGGTAAGCTCAATGGCGTTGCATTGCGCGTACCCACTCCCAACGTATCCATGGTAGATTTTGTCGTTCAAGTTGAGAAAGAAACTTTTGCAGAAGAAGTTAACCAAGCGCTCAAAGACGCTGCGGAAAACTCGCTCAAAGGTATTTTGGCATACAGTGACTTACCACTTGTTTCCTCGGACTATCAAGGTCATGATGCCTCATCAATTGTCGATGCTAGCTTAACCTTGGTTATGGGTAGTGATATGGTGAAAGTGATGGCATGGTACGACAACGAATGGGGCTACAGCCAGCGCGTATTAGACTTGGCTGAGCTTGTTGCCCAAAAGTGGAAATAG
- the thiL gene encoding thiamine-phosphate kinase, producing MSQLVKELGEKALLERLQQFCPPDVVGDDAAVIATQPGKSLVVTTDMLVDGVHFSDRTTSPEDAGWRAAAANLSDLAAMGAYPLGITIALGIPGDTSITWIEQLYQGITQCLQKFATTVIGGDVCRSPVKTIAITAFGEVDPKYTIRRSTAQVGDAIVVTGVHGASRAGLELLLQPELRQTLSNSAQQRLIQAHQRPQPRLDVLPVLWEVICQTKNTSDRIRVAGMDSSDGLADAVLQICQMSQVGARVERSLIPLPDELKNWSSQQALDWALYGGEDFELVLCLPRDSAQALVQHLGNGAAIVGEITNDPAVYLIDQTRKIPDEVLSLKRGFQHF from the coding sequence ATGTCACAACTCGTTAAAGAATTAGGGGAAAAAGCGCTGTTAGAGCGGTTGCAGCAATTTTGTCCGCCAGACGTTGTGGGAGACGATGCAGCAGTCATCGCCACGCAACCAGGAAAATCTTTGGTTGTGACAACTGATATGTTAGTTGATGGAGTTCATTTTAGCGATCGCACAACCTCACCGGAAGATGCGGGCTGGCGGGCGGCTGCGGCTAACTTATCCGATTTAGCAGCAATGGGTGCTTACCCCTTAGGAATTACAATTGCTTTGGGCATTCCTGGCGATACATCTATTACTTGGATCGAGCAACTCTATCAAGGAATCACTCAATGCTTGCAAAAATTTGCCACTACCGTAATTGGCGGCGATGTCTGCCGTTCTCCCGTCAAGACTATCGCAATTACAGCATTTGGCGAAGTCGATCCTAAGTATACTATTCGTCGTTCCACTGCTCAAGTCGGAGATGCGATCGTCGTTACTGGAGTACACGGTGCTTCACGTGCTGGATTAGAACTATTGCTACAGCCAGAATTAAGACAAACGTTAAGTAATAGCGCTCAACAAAGGCTCATTCAAGCGCATCAACGCCCCCAACCTCGATTAGACGTGCTACCGGTTTTATGGGAGGTAATATGTCAAACCAAAAATACCAGCGATCGCATTCGTGTTGCGGGAATGGATAGTAGTGATGGTTTAGCAGATGCTGTACTGCAAATATGTCAGATGAGTCAAGTAGGCGCAAGAGTAGAACGCAGTTTAATTCCTCTTCCCGACGAGCTTAAAAATTGGTCATCTCAACAAGCCTTAGATTGGGCGTTGTACGGTGGTGAAGATTTTGAGTTAGTTTTATGTTTGCCTCGCGATTCAGCACAAGCATTAGTACAGCACTTGGGTAACGGTGCTGCTATTGTTGGAGAGATAACCAACGATCCTGCAGTTTATCTCATCGACCAAACAAGAAAAATCCCCGATGAAGTTCTTAGCCTCAAACGGGGATTTCAACATTTTTAG
- the ispD gene encoding 2-C-methyl-D-erythritol 4-phosphate cytidylyltransferase produces the protein MHLLIPAAGIGRRMGSDRNKLFLSLRSQPLLSWTLLAAEASQQISWIGIIAQPSDWLDIKEILANVSLTKPTQLIAGGATRQESVYNGLQALPSDAKQVLIHDGARCLATPELLDRCAQEIRHCSGLIAAVPVKDTIKVVDAARNIQSTPERQHLWAAQTPQAFDVAKLKQCHEEARRQAWEVTDDAALFEKCGLTVKIVEGEETNLKLTTPVDLAIAEFILQQRLQNVTTR, from the coding sequence GTGCATTTATTAATTCCAGCCGCAGGAATAGGACGTCGGATGGGAAGCGATCGCAATAAACTGTTTTTGTCGTTGCGATCGCAACCTTTACTTTCTTGGACACTGCTTGCTGCCGAAGCCAGTCAACAAATTAGTTGGATAGGTATTATTGCACAGCCATCCGATTGGTTAGATATCAAAGAAATTTTGGCTAATGTATCGCTAACAAAACCGACGCAACTGATCGCGGGAGGGGCAACACGTCAAGAATCAGTTTATAACGGCTTACAGGCGCTGCCAAGCGACGCAAAACAAGTTCTGATTCATGATGGGGCGCGGTGTTTGGCAACTCCGGAATTGCTCGATCGCTGTGCCCAGGAAATTCGCCATTGTTCGGGTTTAATTGCAGCAGTTCCAGTAAAGGACACGATTAAGGTCGTCGATGCAGCGCGTAATATTCAAAGTACACCAGAAAGGCAGCATCTTTGGGCAGCTCAAACTCCACAAGCGTTTGATGTGGCAAAACTCAAACAATGTCATGAAGAAGCACGCCGCCAAGCGTGGGAAGTGACCGATGATGCTGCGTTGTTTGAAAAATGCGGGCTAACCGTCAAAATTGTAGAAGGCGAAGAAACAAACCTCAAGCTGACAACTCCGGTCGATTTAGCGATCGCAGAATTTATTCTGCAACAAAGGCTACAAAATGTCACAACTCGTTAA
- a CDS encoding AGE family epimerase/isomerase, with product MARSLLLKTSVFSLCFLFGIAPAIYARQSIKLTPETRANKNELKLAAFNPGVINNLPSGQRWLRHVNQEIMPFWTMSSALGNPVGNFPTFRCNNGSLWNPSKPCPEILNASPWIKNDLNKEYIVAKARQTYVYGVAYHLTGNERMLQLARSGVNYIRKNAFESNGSVATYLENGIPKPVESQRDTQHLAYAGLGLSFYYYLTRDESVLQDIIKLKNNIFNNYYDPNLGMLKWSKVSNLKSLTAQLDQLNTYMVLVTPLLPEPLQSQWKADALRIVQIMNDKFYSSEHNLFWRQGDVGGSFSNVDLGHTCKAFWFIYLVGKMTNNTGLMAFAEIQAPKVLQKAYVNSTGSWATLLKPDGSVDVNGKKVAWMYNEMNQMTATLSLRNPALTEYLVKTYNFWLNNMVDYQYYETYPEVTASGAKVQYRPKIDAWNHGYHATEQALVAYITTQALQNKPVVLHYAFPGQSSTASIRPYFYTGLIQNQQVSNLNTFPNRKRYKITFTNVQ from the coding sequence ATGGCACGTAGTTTATTGTTGAAAACTTCTGTTTTTAGTCTCTGTTTTTTATTTGGAATAGCACCAGCAATCTACGCTAGACAATCTATTAAACTTACTCCTGAAACACGAGCTAATAAAAACGAATTAAAACTCGCAGCGTTTAATCCAGGGGTTATCAATAATTTACCTTCTGGTCAAAGATGGCTACGACACGTCAACCAAGAAATTATGCCATTTTGGACAATGTCATCTGCACTCGGCAATCCAGTGGGCAATTTTCCTACCTTTCGTTGTAACAATGGTTCGCTTTGGAATCCTAGTAAACCCTGCCCAGAAATTTTAAATGCATCACCATGGATCAAAAACGATCTTAACAAAGAATATATTGTAGCTAAAGCTCGGCAAACTTATGTTTATGGCGTTGCCTACCATCTTACTGGTAATGAAAGAATGCTTCAACTTGCTAGAAGTGGAGTAAATTATATTAGAAAAAATGCGTTTGAGTCTAATGGAAGTGTAGCAACTTATCTAGAAAATGGTATTCCTAAACCTGTAGAATCGCAAAGAGACACTCAGCACTTGGCATATGCTGGCTTAGGTTTATCATTTTACTATTATTTAACTCGCGACGAAAGTGTTTTGCAAGATATTATTAAACTAAAAAATAATATATTTAACAATTACTACGATCCTAATTTAGGCATGCTGAAGTGGAGTAAAGTATCAAACTTAAAGAGTTTGACAGCACAGTTGGATCAGCTAAATACTTATATGGTTCTAGTAACTCCTTTATTACCAGAACCTCTCCAATCTCAATGGAAAGCAGATGCCTTGCGAATTGTGCAAATTATGAATGACAAATTCTACAGTAGCGAACATAATTTGTTTTGGCGACAAGGAGATGTGGGAGGAAGTTTTTCAAATGTAGATTTGGGTCATACCTGTAAAGCTTTTTGGTTCATATATTTAGTAGGAAAAATGACCAACAACACAGGGTTAATGGCTTTCGCAGAAATTCAAGCTCCTAAAGTTTTACAAAAAGCTTATGTTAATAGTACTGGTTCTTGGGCAACGCTCCTAAAACCTGATGGCTCAGTAGATGTTAATGGCAAAAAAGTTGCGTGGATGTATAACGAGATGAATCAGATGACAGCTACCTTGAGTTTAAGAAATCCAGCTTTAACTGAATATTTAGTAAAAACCTATAATTTTTGGTTAAACAATATGGTAGATTATCAATATTATGAAACTTATCCTGAAGTAACAGCATCAGGAGCTAAAGTTCAATATCGTCCTAAAATAGATGCGTGGAATCATGGTTATCATGCTACAGAACAAGCATTAGTTGCTTATATAACAACTCAAGCTTTGCAAAATAAACCCGTTGTTCTTCATTACGCTTTTCCAGGGCAATCATCCACAGCAAGTATTCGTCCTTATTTCTATACAGGACTAATTCAAAATCAACAAGTTAGCAACTTGAATACTTTTCCAAATCGTAAAAGATATAAAATTACATTTACTAACGTTCAGTAG
- the smpB gene encoding SsrA-binding protein SmpB has translation MSDNDGYKVISENRQARFLYEILETYEAGIQLTGTEVKSVREGKVNLQDGYALIRNGEAWLLNVNISPYTGSGQYFNHEPRRTRKLLLHKEEIRKLIGKVEQQGLTLVPLKMYLKRGLVKVSIALGRGKKLHDKREALKRRQDQRDIQRAMKNY, from the coding sequence ATGAGTGACAACGACGGTTATAAAGTTATTAGCGAAAATCGGCAGGCACGCTTTCTTTACGAGATACTAGAAACCTATGAAGCAGGCATTCAACTAACGGGAACAGAAGTCAAGTCAGTGAGAGAAGGCAAGGTTAACTTACAAGATGGCTATGCCTTGATTCGTAATGGTGAAGCGTGGTTGCTTAATGTCAATATATCGCCTTATACAGGTAGCGGACAGTACTTTAACCACGAGCCGCGCCGGACACGCAAGCTGTTGTTGCACAAAGAAGAAATCCGCAAGCTCATCGGAAAAGTAGAACAGCAAGGCTTAACCTTAGTACCGTTGAAAATGTATCTGAAACGCGGTTTAGTCAAAGTTAGCATTGCGCTTGGCAGAGGGAAGAAACTTCACGATAAGCGAGAAGCTCTAAAGCGCCGTCAAGACCAACGCGATATTCAAAGAGCAATGAAGAACTATTAG
- a CDS encoding WGxxGxxG family protein gives MKRSQLSKVFGASVLGLSLAFLPSALPVSAQTTNTAPGATGTTTTAPTTTTETNGGFDWGWLGLIGLAGLAGLAGGRKSEPNRYREPDTVGTTTSSTYREP, from the coding sequence ATGAAACGTTCTCAGTTATCCAAAGTATTTGGCGCTAGTGTACTAGGTCTAAGCTTAGCCTTTCTACCTTCTGCGCTTCCAGTATCAGCACAAACAACAAATACTGCACCAGGAGCGACAGGGACTACCACAACTGCACCGACGACAACTACTGAAACAAACGGTGGGTTTGACTGGGGTTGGCTAGGCTTAATCGGTTTAGCAGGATTAGCAGGCTTAGCTGGTGGTCGTAAATCAGAACCCAATCGTTACCGCGAACCTGATACAGTAGGAACCACAACTTCCTCTACATACCGAGAGCCGTAA
- a CDS encoding IctB family putative bicarbonate transporter — protein sequence MNAFWQQFTLTHIPLQNWRSGSYLHRSVVGILRSWRQSSLLMQWADEIAAVLLSLVFVLAPFVSSTLIGLLLAACGGFWLLITLTDLRDQPKLTPVHLLVLLYWGIATVATALSPVKTAAFVGWTKLTLYLLLFALTARVLRSPRIRSWMIAIYLHIALIVSVYGLRQWFFGATALATWVDPESPLSKTTRVYSYLGNPNLLAGYLLPAIALSAMAIFAWRGWIPKALALTMFLVNTICLVLTFSRGGWIGLLALVVTLLVLLVYWLSIQLPPFWRKWSLPILLAGMLGVLILAMLFVEPVRDRVLSIFAGRGDSSNNFRINVWLAVIEMIRDRPILGIGPGNTAFNRIYPLYQQPRYTALSAYSVPLEIAVETGFIGLFCFLWLVIVLFSQGLTQLHRLRQQNNREGFWLIAAIAIVVGMLAHGTVDTVWYRPEVSTLWWFTVALITSYLHAPATEPTQTNLATVTQ from the coding sequence ATGAATGCATTTTGGCAACAATTCACGTTAACTCATATACCGCTGCAAAATTGGCGCAGTGGAAGTTACTTGCACCGATCAGTAGTTGGGATATTGCGTTCTTGGCGACAAAGTAGCCTGCTGATGCAATGGGCGGATGAAATTGCTGCCGTACTTTTGAGCTTAGTGTTTGTTTTAGCACCTTTTGTGTCGAGTACGCTTATTGGCTTGCTTTTAGCTGCTTGTGGTGGTTTTTGGTTATTGATTACTCTTACCGATCTCCGCGATCAGCCGAAACTAACGCCAGTTCACTTACTTGTTTTGCTCTACTGGGGAATTGCAACTGTCGCAACAGCGCTATCACCTGTCAAAACCGCAGCTTTTGTAGGCTGGACAAAGCTAACGCTGTACTTACTATTGTTTGCCCTAACCGCGCGAGTTCTGCGATCGCCGCGAATTCGTAGTTGGATGATTGCCATCTATTTACATATAGCACTCATCGTCAGCGTCTATGGGCTGCGACAATGGTTTTTTGGGGCAACGGCACTCGCCACTTGGGTAGATCCTGAGTCGCCTTTATCAAAAACAACTCGCGTTTACAGCTATTTAGGCAATCCAAACTTACTGGCAGGATATTTATTACCCGCGATCGCCTTGAGTGCAATGGCAATTTTTGCTTGGCGCGGCTGGATTCCTAAAGCCTTAGCACTTACGATGTTTTTAGTCAATACTATTTGTTTAGTCTTAACGTTTAGTCGCGGCGGCTGGATTGGTTTACTTGCATTAGTTGTTACTTTGTTGGTATTGCTGGTGTATTGGCTGAGTATTCAACTACCACCATTTTGGCGCAAGTGGTCATTGCCAATTTTATTAGCAGGGATGTTGGGTGTTTTAATTTTGGCGATGTTATTTGTCGAACCTGTGCGCGATCGCGTGTTGAGTATTTTTGCAGGACGCGGCGACAGCAGCAACAACTTTCGTATCAATGTTTGGCTTGCTGTCATTGAAATGATTCGCGATCGCCCAATTTTAGGAATTGGTCCAGGAAACACGGCTTTTAACAGAATTTACCCACTTTACCAGCAACCGCGATATACAGCTTTAAGTGCTTACTCAGTACCTTTGGAAATTGCTGTGGAAACGGGCTTCATTGGTTTATTTTGTTTTCTCTGGTTAGTTATCGTCCTCTTCAGCCAAGGATTGACGCAGTTGCACCGATTGCGTCAGCAAAACAATCGAGAAGGATTTTGGTTAATAGCTGCGATCGCGATCGTAGTTGGCATGTTAGCCCACGGTACAGTAGATACTGTTTGGTATCGACCTGAGGTGAGTACGCTGTGGTGGTTCACCGTTGCTCTCATTACAAGTTACCTTCATGCTCCAGCAACCGAACCAACACAAACTAATCTGGCAACAGTTACACAATAA
- a CDS encoding GAF domain-containing sensor histidine kinase: MEPERKITQELEQHLKIFSDLGSLETQTIPIFDAATQTAADFLEVPICILGFLNQNTFWFKSAVGLSRLGLRSKIAQERQLSRQEAFVAHVVENQKILAIDDTLNFNPVFANSVLVQQYGIRAYIGAPLVNLSGQCLGAIAIMDLKPRNFTLRDMKFLELMACWSMSELERYQLLKGIHPPDNPCLAAPLESTNTAGMVPTNTQANSSPVATSTHNDERITHAVSTEQENSEYLSTNQVKLELLSQLTQELRTPLTSVLGMASVVSREIYGPLTRKQKEYLEIIENSGRHLLSLVNEISELGTLDSNFAALNLTSVEIEMLCQQVISALSETARRREQQIDLSLEPGRSRTWILDKDKIKQLLYQLIFYITQIAATGSIIHIHVSHKSNGLHFAIWASHPWLEQGLTQAEPALRQILPSFADRVTTADSIQAQSADGDRLPVLATQVLNAAHAMNSADAEVAQKHNPLEGLYHSSNSLRLLLSCDLAKLHGGTINLQGSPESGYRYVVVLPELTAPTTEETI, from the coding sequence GTGGAGCCTGAGAGAAAAATAACACAGGAACTAGAACAGCATTTAAAAATATTCTCAGATTTAGGTAGCTTAGAAACTCAAACAATTCCTATCTTTGATGCAGCTACTCAAACAGCTGCTGATTTTTTAGAAGTGCCGATTTGCATTCTCGGATTTTTAAATCAGAATACTTTTTGGTTCAAATCAGCAGTCGGTCTGTCGCGCCTAGGATTGCGAAGTAAAATTGCTCAAGAGCGTCAACTCTCACGGCAAGAGGCTTTTGTGGCGCACGTAGTAGAAAACCAAAAAATTTTGGCCATTGATGACACACTCAACTTCAATCCAGTTTTTGCTAATAGCGTCTTAGTACAACAATATGGTATCCGTGCTTATATAGGTGCACCCTTGGTGAATTTATCAGGACAGTGTTTGGGTGCGATCGCCATCATGGATCTCAAACCCCGTAATTTTACGCTGCGAGACATGAAGTTTCTAGAACTTATGGCATGCTGGAGTATGAGTGAACTTGAGCGTTACCAATTGCTTAAGGGCATTCACCCGCCGGATAATCCTTGTCTTGCAGCACCTTTAGAATCGACAAACACTGCTGGCATGGTTCCTACGAACACCCAAGCCAATTCTTCGCCTGTTGCTACATCAACTCACAATGACGAACGCATAACGCACGCCGTATCTACTGAACAAGAAAACAGCGAATATCTTTCTACTAATCAAGTCAAACTTGAACTACTATCACAGCTAACACAAGAATTACGAACACCCCTGACCTCAGTATTAGGAATGGCAAGCGTTGTCAGTCGCGAAATTTATGGTCCTTTAACAAGGAAGCAAAAGGAGTATTTAGAGATTATTGAGAATAGCGGACGCCACTTGTTAAGTCTAGTGAACGAAATTTCCGAGCTAGGAACATTAGACAGTAACTTTGCTGCACTGAATCTCACTTCTGTAGAGATCGAAATGTTATGTCAGCAAGTTATCAGTGCTTTGTCGGAGACAGCGAGACGGCGCGAACAACAAATTGATTTATCCTTAGAACCAGGACGCAGTCGCACCTGGATTTTAGACAAAGACAAAATCAAGCAATTGCTATATCAGCTCATATTTTATATCACTCAAATTGCCGCTACTGGCAGCATAATTCATATTCATGTTTCACATAAAAGTAATGGATTGCATTTTGCCATTTGGGCGTCTCATCCTTGGCTAGAACAAGGTTTAACTCAAGCCGAACCTGCACTTCGTCAGATTTTACCTTCTTTTGCAGATCGCGTTACCACAGCTGATAGCATTCAGGCACAGTCAGCAGATGGCGATCGCCTGCCTGTTCTCGCCACTCAAGTGTTAAATGCTGCACATGCCATGAATTCAGCTGATGCAGAAGTCGCACAAAAGCACAATCCACTAGAAGGACTCTATCACTCTAGTAACAGTCTGCGCTTGCTCCTAAGTTGCGATCTGGCAAAATTACATGGAGGAACAATAAATCTTCAAGGATCGCCAGAATCAGGATATCGTTATGTCGTTGTGCTACCTGAGCTTACAGCTCCCACAACAGAAGAAACTATTTAG